One window from the genome of Pseudomonas sp. L5B5 encodes:
- a CDS encoding AsmA family protein, whose amino-acid sequence MKALGKILGLVILGLLLIIVALGFALTHLFDPNDYKEEIRQIARDKAHIELTLNGDIGWSLFPWLGLELHDAGVATLANPTQPFADLQMLGLSVRVLPLLRREVQMSDVRVEGLNLRLTRNKDGHGNWQDIGKAAPADRQAETPATSTGDAGQATASAEKPSQPIRLDIDSLTVNNARVEYNDEQTGKQFTAESIQLSTGPIHEATNTPVKLTAFLASTQPAVRVRTELNGELRFDRALQRYQFEDMRLAGEAAGDPLQGKTLTFAAQGQLLLDKAANVAQWTGLKISLNQLRALGELKVNDLDKTPQISGGISIAQFDLAKFVDSVGQSLPAMAEGSLSKVELVSRLQGTPTSLALEDLNLKLDDSTFSGRLAIEDFARQAVRAQLKADTFNVDRYLPPKSAAANSAASARKAEVQSSEADAMAGAGTTPLPNAPTKGAWSTDRLLPVERLAKLDVDADLNFGQLTLDKLPIQNAALKASGQGGLLKLANLRGELYNGSFEASGTLDVRQSTPQLALQTRINRVPVERILESQGQTPPVKGLVTLNSTLSGNGNSQKALVDSLNGNVGFSINNGVLLNANIEQQLCQGIAVLNRKNLTSTPRGKDTPFQELKGNLTLRNGVASNPDLKVRIPGMSVNGNGDIDLRVLGMDYRVGIVVEGDLSDNPDPACQVGERFRGIELPLRCRGPLELGAKACRLDKDGLGQVAAKLAGDRLKDKIEEKLGDKVSPELKNALKGLFKR is encoded by the coding sequence ATGAAAGCGCTCGGCAAAATCCTGGGTCTGGTAATTCTCGGGCTGTTGCTGATCATCGTGGCTCTGGGTTTCGCCCTGACCCACCTGTTCGATCCCAACGACTACAAAGAAGAAATCCGCCAGATTGCCCGCGACAAGGCCCACATCGAGCTGACCCTCAACGGCGACATCGGCTGGAGCCTGTTCCCCTGGCTCGGCCTGGAGCTGCACGATGCCGGCGTGGCCACCCTGGCCAATCCCACCCAGCCGTTCGCCGACCTGCAGATGCTTGGCCTGTCGGTTCGGGTGCTGCCGCTGCTGCGCCGCGAAGTGCAGATGAGCGACGTGCGGGTCGAGGGCCTGAACCTGCGCCTGACCCGCAACAAGGACGGCCACGGCAACTGGCAGGACATCGGCAAGGCCGCCCCGGCCGACCGCCAGGCCGAGACCCCGGCCACCAGCACCGGCGACGCCGGACAGGCCACCGCCAGCGCGGAAAAACCCTCGCAGCCGATCCGCCTGGACATCGACAGCCTGACGGTGAACAACGCCCGGGTCGAATACAACGATGAACAGACCGGCAAGCAGTTCACCGCCGAGAGCATCCAGCTGAGCACCGGGCCGATCCACGAAGCCACCAATACTCCGGTCAAGCTCACGGCCTTCCTGGCCAGCACCCAGCCCGCCGTGCGCGTGCGTACCGAGCTCAATGGCGAACTGCGCTTCGACCGCGCCCTGCAGCGCTACCAGTTCGAAGACATGCGCCTTGCCGGCGAAGCGGCCGGCGACCCCTTGCAAGGCAAGACCCTGACCTTCGCCGCCCAGGGCCAGCTGCTGCTGGACAAGGCCGCCAACGTCGCCCAATGGACCGGCCTGAAAATCTCCCTCAACCAGCTGCGCGCCCTGGGCGAACTCAAGGTCAATGACCTGGACAAGACCCCACAGATCAGCGGCGGGATTTCCATCGCCCAGTTCGACCTGGCCAAGTTCGTCGACAGCGTCGGCCAGAGCCTGCCGGCCATGGCCGAGGGCAGCCTGAGCAAGGTCGAGCTGGTCAGCCGCCTGCAAGGCACTCCCACCAGCCTGGCCCTGGAAGACCTGAACCTGAAGCTCGACGACAGCACCTTCAGCGGCCGCCTGGCCATCGAGGACTTCGCCAGGCAAGCCGTGCGCGCCCAACTCAAGGCCGACACCTTCAACGTCGACCGCTACCTGCCGCCCAAGTCCGCCGCAGCCAACAGTGCAGCCTCGGCGCGCAAGGCCGAAGTGCAGAGCAGCGAGGCCGATGCCATGGCTGGAGCCGGCACCACGCCGCTGCCCAACGCACCCACCAAGGGCGCCTGGAGCACCGATCGACTGCTGCCGGTGGAACGCCTGGCCAAGCTCGACGTGGACGCCGACCTGAACTTCGGCCAACTGACCCTGGACAAACTGCCGATCCAGAATGCCGCGCTCAAGGCCTCCGGCCAGGGCGGGCTGCTCAAGCTCGCCAACCTGCGGGGTGAGCTGTACAACGGCAGCTTCGAGGCCAGTGGCACCCTGGACGTACGCCAGAGCACGCCGCAACTGGCCCTGCAGACCCGGATCAACCGGGTGCCGGTGGAGCGCATCCTCGAAAGCCAGGGCCAGACCCCACCGGTCAAGGGCCTGGTGACCCTGAACAGCACCCTGAGTGGCAATGGCAACAGCCAGAAAGCCCTGGTCGACAGCCTCAACGGCAACGTCGGTTTCAGCATCAACAACGGCGTGCTGCTCAATGCCAATATCGAACAGCAACTGTGCCAGGGCATCGCCGTGCTCAACCGCAAGAACCTGACCAGCACCCCGCGTGGCAAGGACACCCCCTTCCAGGAGCTCAAGGGCAACCTGACCTTGCGCAATGGCGTGGCCAGCAACCCGGACCTGAAGGTGCGCATCCCCGGCATGAGCGTCAACGGCAACGGTGACATCGACCTGCGGGTGCTGGGCATGGACTACCGCGTGGGCATCGTCGTCGAGGGCGACCTGAGCGACAACCCGGACCCGGCCTGCCAGGTGGGCGAGCGCTTCCGCGGCATCGAGCTGCCGTTGCGCTGCCGTGGCCCGCTGGAGCTGGGTGCCAAGGCCTGCCGCCTGGACAAGGACGGCCTGGGCCAGGTCGCGGCCAAGCTGGCCGGCGACCGGCTCAAGGACAAGATCGAAGAGAAGCTCGGCGACAAGGTCAGCCCGGAACTCAAGAACGCGCTCAAGGGGCTGTTCAAGCGATGA
- a CDS encoding OFA family MFS transporter: MSSSTAAATAPAQPAFLSKERIIAKPGFNRWLVPPAALAIHLCIGMAYGFSVFWLPLSKALGIGAPVACEPGMGFIAQVFSSQCDWPISMLGWIYTLFFIFLGCSAAIWGGWLEHAGPRKAGVVSALCWCGGLLISALGVYTHQIWLMWIGSGVIGGIGLGLGYISPVSTLIKWFPDKRGMATGMAIMGFGGGAMVGAPLAAALMSHFATPTSVGVWQSFLVMAAIYFVFMIGGALAYRVPPTGWKPEGWSAPVKKAANAMITHRHVHVNVAWKTPQFRLVWLVLCLNVSAGIGILGMASPLLQEVFAGKLLGNGLSFSQLDAGQLAQIAAIAAGFTGLLSLFNIGGRFFWASFSDYLGRKNTYFVFFALGFALYALVPNLGHLGNVALFVAAFCIILSMYGGGFATVPAYLADLFGTQMVGAIHGRLLTAWAAAGVLGPVLVNYLREYQLSIGVERAAAYDITLYILAGLLVLGFLCNLMVRPVADKYFMTDEQLAAEQALGHDKGADSSVVLEWKASPASKPLVIAAWLVVGIPLAWGVWVTLQKTAVLFH; the protein is encoded by the coding sequence ATGAGCTCTAGCACTGCGGCTGCCACTGCGCCCGCCCAGCCGGCGTTCTTGTCCAAAGAACGCATCATCGCCAAGCCCGGTTTCAACCGTTGGCTGGTTCCACCGGCCGCCCTGGCCATTCACCTGTGCATCGGCATGGCCTATGGCTTCTCGGTGTTCTGGCTACCGCTGTCCAAGGCGCTGGGCATCGGCGCACCCGTGGCTTGCGAGCCGGGCATGGGCTTCATCGCCCAGGTCTTCTCGTCCCAGTGCGACTGGCCGATTTCCATGCTCGGCTGGATCTACACTTTGTTCTTCATCTTCCTGGGCTGCTCGGCGGCGATCTGGGGCGGCTGGCTGGAACATGCCGGGCCGCGCAAGGCGGGCGTGGTGTCGGCCCTGTGCTGGTGCGGCGGCCTGCTGATTTCCGCGCTGGGGGTCTATACCCACCAGATCTGGCTGATGTGGATCGGCTCCGGGGTGATCGGTGGCATTGGCCTGGGCCTGGGGTACATCTCCCCGGTATCGACCCTGATCAAGTGGTTCCCGGACAAGCGCGGCATGGCCACCGGCATGGCGATCATGGGCTTTGGCGGCGGCGCGATGGTCGGTGCACCCCTGGCGGCAGCCCTGATGAGCCACTTCGCCACCCCCACCAGCGTGGGTGTCTGGCAGAGCTTCCTGGTGATGGCCGCGATCTACTTCGTGTTCATGATCGGTGGCGCACTGGCCTACCGGGTCCCGCCGACGGGCTGGAAGCCCGAAGGTTGGAGCGCCCCGGTGAAAAAAGCCGCGAACGCGATGATCACCCACCGCCACGTGCACGTGAACGTGGCCTGGAAGACCCCGCAATTTCGCCTGGTGTGGCTGGTGCTGTGCCTCAACGTGTCGGCCGGTATCGGCATCCTCGGCATGGCCTCGCCCCTGCTGCAGGAAGTGTTCGCCGGCAAGCTGCTGGGCAACGGCCTGAGCTTCAGCCAGCTGGACGCCGGGCAACTGGCGCAGATTGCCGCCATTGCCGCCGGTTTCACCGGCCTGCTGAGCCTGTTCAACATCGGCGGTCGGTTCTTCTGGGCGTCGTTCTCCGACTACCTGGGCCGCAAGAACACCTACTTCGTGTTCTTCGCCCTGGGCTTTGCCTTGTATGCGCTGGTCCCGAACCTCGGCCACCTGGGGAACGTCGCCCTGTTCGTGGCGGCGTTCTGCATCATCCTGTCGATGTACGGCGGCGGCTTCGCCACGGTGCCGGCCTACCTGGCGGACCTGTTCGGCACCCAGATGGTGGGCGCGATCCACGGTCGCCTGCTGACGGCCTGGGCGGCTGCCGGCGTGCTGGGCCCGGTGCTGGTGAACTACCTGCGCGAGTACCAGTTGAGCATCGGCGTCGAGCGCGCCGCGGCCTACGACATCACCCTGTACATCCTCGCCGGCCTGCTGGTGCTGGGCTTCCTGTGCAACCTGATGGTGCGCCCGGTGGCCGACAAGTACTTCATGACCGACGAGCAACTGGCGGCCGAGCAGGCGCTGGGCCACGACAAGGGCGCCGATAGCAGTGTCGTCCTGGAGTGGAAGGCGTCGCCGGCCAGCAAGCCGCTGGTGATCGCTGCCTGGCTGGTGGTGGGCATTCCCCTGGCGTGGGGCGTGTGGGTCACCCTGCAGAAGACGGCGGTGCTGTTCCACTAG
- a CDS encoding acetyl-CoA sensor PanZ family protein, which yields MPIVVQALDPASHQDQQDLQKIYQDAPHWLFAPHDDARQLIASALQEGRLIAARFNDRLLGAGYLQRHSDGWYLSHLCVRTITRRRGVAERLVSQAWEMARAQGASLYLLAPAGHLEAQALAAKLQLELKAL from the coding sequence ATGCCCATCGTTGTCCAAGCGCTGGACCCAGCCAGCCACCAGGACCAGCAAGACCTGCAGAAGATCTACCAGGACGCTCCGCACTGGCTGTTCGCTCCCCACGACGACGCACGGCAACTGATCGCCAGCGCCCTGCAGGAAGGCCGCCTGATCGCTGCGCGCTTCAACGATCGACTGCTGGGGGCCGGATACCTGCAACGGCACTCGGACGGCTGGTACCTGTCCCACCTTTGCGTACGCACGATCACCCGACGCCGCGGCGTGGCCGAGCGCCTGGTAAGCCAGGCCTGGGAAATGGCCCGGGCCCAGGGTGCATCCCTGTACCTGCTGGCGCCGGCCGGCCATCTCGAGGCCCAGGCCCTGGCAGCGAAGCTGCAACTGGAGCTCAAAGCCCTGTAA
- a CDS encoding oxidative damage protection protein, which produces MTRTVMCRKYQEELPGLDRPPYPGAKGQDIFDHVSAKAWADWQKHQTLLINEKRLNMMNAEDRKFIQAEMDKYFSGEEYAKAEGYVPPAE; this is translated from the coding sequence ATGACCCGCACCGTAATGTGCCGCAAGTACCAAGAAGAACTGCCAGGCCTGGACCGTCCGCCGTATCCGGGCGCCAAGGGCCAGGATATTTTCGATCACGTCTCGGCCAAGGCCTGGGCCGACTGGCAGAAACACCAGACCCTGCTGATCAACGAAAAGCGCCTGAACATGATGAACGCCGAAGATCGCAAGTTCATCCAGGCGGAAATGGACAAGTACTTCTCCGGCGAGGAATACGCCAAGGCCGAAGGTTACGTGCCGCCAGCGGAGTGA
- the mutY gene encoding A/G-specific adenine glycosylase — MRAEAFSSAVLDWYDRHGRHDLPWQQDINPYRVWVSEIMLQQTQVSTVLNYFDRFMASLPTVQALAEAPEDEVLHLWTGLGYYTRARNLQKTAKIVMAEHGGEFPRDVEKLTDLPGIGLSTAGAIASISMGLRAPILDGNVKRVLARFTAQEGYPGEPKVAKQLWATAERFTPHARVNHYTQAMMDLGATLCTRSKPSCLLCPLERGCEAHMLGLETRYPIPKPRKEVPRKRTLMPMLANREGAILLYRRPSSGLWGGLWSLPELDDLDDVQHLALQHSLEVGQQQQMPGLVHTFSHFQLAIEPWLIRVEESALHVAEADWLWYNLATPPRLGLAAPVKTLLKRAAEVLNAGESS, encoded by the coding sequence ATGAGAGCCGAGGCTTTTTCCAGCGCTGTGCTGGACTGGTATGACCGGCACGGGCGCCACGACCTGCCCTGGCAGCAGGACATCAACCCGTATCGGGTCTGGGTCTCGGAGATCATGCTGCAGCAGACCCAGGTCAGCACCGTGCTCAACTACTTCGACCGCTTCATGGCCTCGCTACCCACGGTACAGGCCCTGGCCGAAGCCCCGGAGGACGAGGTCCTGCACCTGTGGACCGGCCTGGGCTACTACACCCGGGCACGCAACCTGCAGAAGACCGCGAAGATCGTGATGGCCGAACATGGCGGCGAGTTTCCCCGCGACGTGGAGAAGCTCACCGACCTGCCGGGCATCGGCCTGTCCACCGCCGGGGCCATTGCCAGCATCAGCATGGGCCTGCGGGCGCCGATCCTCGATGGCAACGTCAAGCGGGTCCTGGCGCGCTTCACCGCCCAGGAGGGCTATCCGGGGGAACCCAAGGTGGCCAAACAGCTATGGGCGACAGCCGAGCGCTTCACGCCTCACGCGCGAGTCAACCACTACACCCAGGCGATGATGGACCTGGGGGCGACCCTCTGCACTCGCAGCAAGCCCAGTTGCCTGCTGTGCCCCCTGGAGCGCGGCTGCGAGGCGCACATGCTCGGCCTGGAGACCCGCTACCCGATCCCCAAGCCACGCAAGGAAGTGCCGCGCAAGCGCACCCTGATGCCCATGCTGGCCAACCGCGAGGGCGCCATCCTGCTTTACCGGCGCCCCTCCAGCGGGCTCTGGGGAGGCTTGTGGAGCCTGCCGGAGCTCGACGACCTGGACGATGTCCAGCACCTGGCACTGCAGCATTCCCTGGAAGTGGGCCAGCAACAGCAGATGCCGGGGCTGGTACACACCTTCAGCCACTTCCAGCTGGCCATCGAGCCCTGGCTGATCCGGGTCGAAGAGTCGGCCCTGCACGTCGCCGAGGCCGATTGGCTCTGGTATAACCTCGCCACCCCGCCGCGCCTGGGCCTCGCCGCCCCGGTGAAGACACTGCTCAAGCGCGCGGCCGAAGTCTTGAATGCAGGAGAGTCGTCATGA